One part of the Truepera radiovictrix DSM 17093 genome encodes these proteins:
- a CDS encoding HugZ family protein, translating into MLDPQPHAKGPPRPDPKRPSYAEAARTLLAGSRHGVLATSDARGYPYTSVVELLPLEGGDALFLLSDLAEHTKNLKRDPKASLLVATDLESERVLAQARLSLIGVLEPEPDPALLPAYLELHPSAAAYSGFADFHRYRLRPQRAFYIGGFGRMGWVDAEAYRRAEPDPLRRAAPAILAHMNGDHAHNLVAYARALVGVSWAARATMLGLDRYGFDLEVRGGADEEERVKTVRLAFERPVNDPRGVRDEMVRLAAAARAALGA; encoded by the coding sequence ATGCTCGACCCCCAACCTCACGCCAAAGGTCCCCCCCGCCCCGACCCCAAACGCCCCTCCTACGCCGAGGCCGCGCGCACGCTGCTCGCCGGGAGCCGCCACGGGGTGCTCGCCACCTCCGACGCGCGCGGCTACCCCTACACCTCCGTGGTCGAACTCCTACCGCTCGAGGGGGGCGACGCGCTCTTTTTGCTCAGCGACCTCGCCGAACACACCAAAAACCTTAAAAGAGACCCCAAAGCCTCCCTGCTCGTCGCCACCGACCTAGAGAGCGAGCGCGTGCTGGCGCAAGCGCGCCTCAGCCTCATCGGGGTGCTCGAGCCTGAACCCGACCCAGCGCTGTTACCGGCCTACCTAGAGCTGCACCCGAGCGCCGCGGCCTATAGCGGCTTCGCCGACTTTCACCGCTACCGCCTGCGCCCGCAGCGCGCCTTCTACATCGGCGGCTTCGGGCGCATGGGGTGGGTCGACGCGGAGGCGTACCGGCGGGCCGAACCCGATCCTTTGCGGCGCGCCGCCCCCGCCATCTTGGCGCACATGAATGGGGATCACGCGCACAACCTCGTGGCCTACGCCCGCGCCTTGGTGGGCGTCTCCTGGGCTGCTAGGGCCACCATGCTCGGCCTCGACCGCTACGGCTTTGACCTCGAGGTGCGAGGGGGCGCGGACGAGGAGGAGCGCGTCAAGACCGTCCGCTTGGCGTTCGAGCGGCCCGTCAACGACCCCCGAGGGGTGCGCGACGAGATGGTGCGTCTCGCGGCCGCCGCGCGCGCCGCGCTCGGCGCCTAA
- a CDS encoding heme ABC transporter ATP-binding protein yields the protein MAPAAGQKRAGGLRVSVTRPLPAPPRTPASSGSGLAAREVSVRVGDATLLRGVSVAVHPGELLAVVGPNGAGKSTLLKVLCGDLPPSAGEVTLDGAPLRRVPRLEQAKRRAVLPQEALLRFPFTAFEVALMGRHPHVRGSEGPADHALTLEAMRETHTAHLSERRYPSLSGGEKARVQLARALVQIWENKGPRYLLLDEPTNNLDLAHQHAALGIARRFAAQGAGVLAVLHDLNLAAQYATRVLLLRGGAVVAWGAPAEVLTEATLHATFETPVRVVAHPCLDCPLIVSAAGADGSASVAPLPRADRITPEV from the coding sequence GTGGCTCCTGCTGCGGGACAGAAGCGGGCGGGGGGTCTCCGGGTGAGCGTAACGCGCCCCCTGCCTGCACCACCCCGCACCCCCGCATCGTCCGGGTCGGGCCTCGCCGCGCGCGAGGTCTCGGTGCGCGTAGGCGACGCCACGCTCCTACGGGGCGTGAGCGTGGCGGTGCACCCCGGCGAGCTTTTGGCCGTCGTCGGCCCCAACGGGGCGGGTAAGTCGACGCTCCTCAAGGTGCTCTGCGGCGACCTCCCCCCGAGTGCCGGCGAGGTCACGTTAGACGGCGCACCGCTGCGGCGGGTGCCGCGGCTCGAGCAGGCGAAGCGCCGCGCCGTGCTGCCGCAGGAAGCGCTCCTTCGTTTTCCTTTTACCGCCTTCGAGGTCGCCCTCATGGGTCGCCACCCGCACGTACGCGGGAGCGAGGGTCCCGCCGACCACGCCCTCACCCTCGAGGCGATGCGCGAGACCCACACCGCTCACCTCAGCGAGCGCCGCTACCCGAGCCTCTCGGGCGGCGAAAAGGCGCGCGTGCAGCTCGCGCGCGCGCTCGTGCAGATCTGGGAGAACAAGGGGCCGCGCTACCTGCTGCTCGACGAACCCACCAACAACCTAGACCTCGCCCACCAGCACGCTGCGTTGGGGATCGCTCGGCGCTTCGCGGCGCAGGGCGCCGGGGTGCTGGCGGTGCTGCACGACCTCAACCTCGCGGCGCAGTACGCGACCCGCGTGCTCCTCCTGCGGGGCGGGGCGGTCGTCGCCTGGGGCGCGCCCGCAGAGGTGCTCACCGAGGCGACCCTGCACGCCACCTTCGAGACGCCCGTGCGCGTCGTGGCGCACCCCTGTCTGGACTGCCCGCTCATCGTCTCAGCAGCTGGAGCTGACGGAAGCGCGTCCGTAGCCCCCCTACCCAGAGCTGACCGGATCACCCCCGAAGTGTAG